In the Deltaproteobacteria bacterium genome, one interval contains:
- a CDS encoding ORF6N domain-containing protein → MTVPMERVETRILYIRGHRVMVDTDLAEVYGIPTNALNQAIKRNAERFPEDFAFRLTVEEKTELVTNCDRFARLKHSTAFPLVFTEHGAI, encoded by the coding sequence ATGACCGTACCGATGGAACGCGTCGAGACCCGGATCCTGTACATCCGCGGGCACCGGGTGATGGTCGACACGGACCTCGCGGAAGTCTACGGAATCCCGACGAATGCGCTCAATCAAGCCATAAAGCGAAACGCGGAACGGTTTCCAGAAGACTTCGCCTTTCGTCTTACGGTGGAAGAAAAAACGGAACTGGTCACAAACTGTGACCGGTTCGCCCGATTGAAACATTCGACTGCCTTTCCCCTCGTTTTCACGGAGCACGGGGCCATCA